A single Deinococcus radiopugnans ATCC 19172 DNA region contains:
- the argH gene encoding argininosuccinate lyase has translation MTHNTKDKKLWGGRFAEATDSLVELFNASVSFDQRLYEQDIRGSLAHVAMLGRVDILSAEEVTAITDGLNAVLDDIRAGNFEWRLDREDVHMNIEAALRDRIGPVAGKLHTARSRNDQVALDFRLFTKEAALDLAAQTRALRAFMVSEAERALEAGVILPGYTHLQVAQPILLAHWFMAYAAMLERDEGRFLDAAARMDESPLGSSALAGTPWPIDRHTVAVALGFARPTANSLDGVGSRDFALEFLSACAILSAHLSRLSEELILYSTFEFGFLTLPDSHTTGSSIMPQKKNPDVSELARGKAGRVFGNLMGLLTVVKGTPLAYNKDLQEDKEGVFDSYDTLSIVLRLYADMLPKCEWHAEKTREAAARGYSTATDVADFLARQGVPFREAHEVVGGLVGVASRSGRQLWELTDEELQAAHPLLNAEVAASLTVEESVKSRLSYGGTAPRRVREAVDAAKARLGLGVEE, from the coding sequence ATGACCCATAACACCAAAGACAAGAAACTCTGGGGCGGCCGCTTTGCCGAAGCGACAGACAGCCTCGTGGAACTGTTCAACGCTTCCGTGTCCTTCGATCAGCGCCTGTACGAGCAGGACATTCGCGGCTCGCTGGCGCACGTCGCCATGCTGGGCCGGGTGGACATCCTGAGCGCCGAGGAAGTCACTGCGATCACCGACGGCCTGAACGCCGTGCTGGACGACATCCGCGCCGGAAACTTCGAGTGGCGTCTGGATCGCGAGGACGTCCACATGAACATCGAGGCCGCGCTGCGTGACCGCATCGGCCCGGTGGCGGGCAAGCTGCACACCGCGCGCAGCCGCAACGATCAGGTGGCCCTCGATTTCCGCCTGTTCACGAAGGAAGCTGCCCTGGATCTGGCCGCCCAGACCCGCGCCCTGCGCGCCTTCATGGTCTCGGAGGCCGAGCGGGCGCTGGAGGCGGGCGTCATTCTGCCCGGCTACACGCACCTTCAGGTGGCCCAGCCCATCCTGCTGGCGCACTGGTTCATGGCCTACGCCGCCATGCTGGAGCGAGACGAGGGGCGGTTTCTGGACGCCGCTGCCCGCATGGACGAGTCGCCGCTGGGCAGCTCGGCGCTGGCCGGGACGCCGTGGCCGATTGACCGCCATACGGTGGCCGTCGCGCTGGGCTTTGCCCGCCCCACCGCCAACTCGCTGGACGGCGTGGGCAGCCGCGACTTCGCGCTGGAATTCCTGAGCGCCTGCGCGATCCTGTCTGCCCACCTGTCGCGCCTGAGCGAAGAACTGATTCTGTACAGCACCTTCGAGTTCGGGTTCCTGACGCTGCCCGATTCGCACACCACCGGCTCCTCGATCATGCCGCAGAAGAAAAACCCCGACGTGTCCGAGCTGGCGCGCGGCAAGGCGGGGCGCGTGTTCGGCAACCTGATGGGCCTGCTGACGGTGGTCAAAGGGACGCCGCTGGCCTACAACAAGGACTTGCAGGAGGACAAGGAGGGGGTGTTCGACAGCTACGACACCCTGTCTATCGTGCTGCGCCTGTACGCCGACATGCTGCCCAAATGCGAGTGGCACGCCGAGAAAACCCGCGAGGCGGCGGCGCGCGGCTACAGCACCGCCACCGACGTCGCCGACTTCCTGGCCCGGCAGGGTGTCCCCTTCCGCGAGGCGCATGAGGTGGTGGGCGGGCTGGTGGGCGTGGCCTCGCGATCGGGGCGGCAACTATGGGAATTGACCGACGAGGAATTGCAGGCCGCCCATCCGCTGCTGAACGCCGAAGTTGCGGCCTCTTTGACCGTGGAGGAGAGCGTGAAAAGCCGCCTGAGCTACGGAGGCACCGCGCCCAGGCGGGTGCGAGAGGCGGTGGACGCGGCGAAGGCCAGGTTGGGCCTGGGTGTGGAGGAGTAG
- a CDS encoding HIT family protein: MDVTVTLDGTLLAKRKQEWAHWLAHPEENPLSTRAEFAGGEVVLENELCVYTQDSRYFEGLPHSGLIVTKRPCDTVFDLTPAEAAAVHALLADVRAHLDATVQPDGYTVGWNVSPAGGAHIPHVHLHVIPRWNTDASAGAGLRSFLKAAAQATERRQETEAAAPPAVPTPEVLP; this comes from the coding sequence ATGGACGTGACGGTCACGCTGGACGGAACCCTACTGGCAAAGCGGAAGCAGGAATGGGCGCACTGGCTGGCGCACCCAGAAGAGAATCCGCTGTCCACGCGGGCAGAGTTTGCGGGTGGGGAAGTGGTGCTTGAGAACGAGTTGTGCGTGTATACCCAGGACTCCCGCTATTTCGAGGGATTGCCCCATTCCGGTCTGATCGTCACCAAACGTCCCTGCGACACAGTCTTTGATCTGACTCCGGCTGAAGCTGCCGCCGTCCACGCGCTGTTGGCCGACGTCCGCGCCCATCTGGACGCCACCGTTCAGCCCGACGGCTACACGGTGGGCTGGAACGTCTCCCCGGCGGGTGGGGCGCACATTCCGCACGTTCACCTGCACGTCATTCCGCGCTGGAACACCGACGCCTCGGCGGGGGCGGGGCTGCGCTCTTTCCTGAAGGCGGCGGCGCAGGCCACCGAGCGACGACAGGAAACCGAGGCCGCCGCTCCTCCCGCCGTCCCCACCCCAGAGGTTCTGCCATGA
- a CDS encoding GNAT family N-acetyltransferase codes for MMSTPQSNLSEMHVKLRQAAPHDFPIVLALLEGCGLHTSSVTSEGSTYWIADLNGVPGGCIGLEHGDGVSLIRSTAVLPQARSQGLGRALVMSALTHASLRGDRAVYLFSQEAGDYWARFGFSPVDAEEISAALPDTPQVRSGVLRGWIHGEQAWKRELNTGARA; via the coding sequence ATGATGTCCACCCCCCAGTCCAACCTGTCCGAAATGCACGTCAAGCTGCGCCAGGCCGCGCCGCATGACTTTCCCATTGTCCTGGCGTTGCTGGAGGGCTGCGGGCTGCACACCTCCAGCGTCACCTCAGAAGGCAGCACGTACTGGATCGCCGACCTGAACGGTGTGCCGGGCGGCTGCATCGGCCTGGAACACGGCGACGGCGTGTCGCTGATCCGCTCGACGGCGGTGTTGCCCCAGGCGCGTTCGCAGGGGCTGGGCCGCGCGCTGGTCATGTCGGCGCTGACGCATGCCAGCCTGCGCGGTGACCGGGCCGTGTACCTGTTCAGCCAGGAGGCCGGCGACTACTGGGCGCGCTTCGGCTTTTCCCCGGTGGATGCCGAGGAGATCAGCGCCGCGCTGCCCGACACGCCGCAGGTCAGGAGCGGGGTGCTCAGGGGTTGGATTCACGGCGAGCAGGCCTGGAAGCGCGAGTTGAACACGGGGGCGCGGGCATGA
- a CDS encoding GNAT family N-acetyltransferase has translation MTDQNVQIRLAQQGDKDTVVRVFHDAGLDTDEAMAPGTTYWVMERGGQPVGAIGLEHGDGASLLRGAAVMPDARGGGLGRRLIMSAIEYAQGRGDRAVYMFSKGGDWSTFGFTQVPMALVMGDVPDAPQVKAYRSGGGRPGETTWMRDLSVGAGKA, from the coding sequence ATGACCGATCAGAACGTGCAGATCAGGCTGGCCCAGCAGGGCGACAAGGACACCGTGGTGCGCGTGTTTCACGACGCCGGACTGGACACCGACGAGGCGATGGCGCCGGGCACCACCTACTGGGTGATGGAACGCGGCGGCCAGCCGGTGGGCGCCATTGGCCTGGAACACGGCGACGGGGCCTCGCTGCTGCGCGGGGCGGCCGTGATGCCGGACGCACGCGGCGGCGGCCTGGGGCGGCGGCTGATCATGAGCGCCATCGAATACGCCCAGGGCCGGGGAGACCGGGCGGTCTACATGTTCAGCAAGGGCGGCGACTGGAGCACCTTCGGCTTTACCCAGGTGCCGATGGCGCTGGTCATGGGCGACGTGCCGGACGCCCCGCAGGTCAAGGCCTACCGCTCCGGCGGCGGACGTCCCGGCGAGACCACCTGGATGCGCGATCTGAGCGTGGGGGCCGGCAAGGCGTAA
- a CDS encoding N-acetyltransferase: MTLSLDSIAIPDIHPQAPLSGRKARLSDIEAIHELIGYWAARGQMLVRSRALLAETICDFHLIFAAEHEGHPGGLAGVCGLHLLAPDLAEVRGLAIHPHMQGRGLGKQLVAACEREAREIDLPALFAWTYQQVFFEKCGYVRIDKTNLHPKVWSECQRCAFFENCNEIAMLRVLR, translated from the coding sequence ATGACCCTGTCCCTCGACTCCATCGCCATTCCCGATATCCACCCACAGGCCCCGCTGAGTGGGCGCAAGGCGCGGCTGTCGGACATCGAGGCGATTCACGAGCTGATCGGCTACTGGGCGGCGCGCGGGCAGATGCTGGTGCGCTCGCGCGCCCTGCTGGCCGAGACCATCTGCGATTTTCACCTGATCTTCGCCGCCGAACACGAGGGCCACCCTGGCGGATTGGCGGGCGTCTGCGGGTTGCACCTGCTGGCTCCCGATCTGGCCGAGGTGCGCGGCCTCGCCATCCATCCCCACATGCAGGGGCGTGGGCTGGGCAAACAACTCGTGGCGGCCTGCGAGCGGGAGGCGCGCGAGATCGACTTGCCCGCGCTGTTCGCGTGGACGTACCAGCAGGTTTTTTTCGAGAAGTGCGGTTACGTCCGCATCGACAAGACCAACCTGCACCCCAAGGTCTGGAGCGAGTGCCAGCGCTGCGCCTTCTTCGAGAATTGCAATGAGATCGCGATGCTCAGGGTGCTGAGGTAG
- the xseA gene encoding exodeoxyribonuclease VII large subunit, with amino-acid sequence MTRKRKKAEPTRPPEQFLELSEVLAYIGQVIARGMPGAVWVRAELASVTDRRHLYLDLVQLGEGGEIAKCRATVWARERFSLEGKFRQATGGTLTAGLKVLLFCQPEFHPQYGFSLNVLDVSPEYTLGDAALRLDTLRQTLVEEGVYGLNRLLPPPSDFARVAVIAPSGAAGLGDFRRETDALEAAGVVDFTYLEATFQGREASASLLRAAEAARELHEQTPLDALVVIRGGGAVTDLAWLNDLAFARALATFPAPVITGLGHARDDTLPDEVAQTRTDTPSKAAALIVRTVAGAAAQAQEDARTVRAAAASVLVEAQAGALWARDRVLNAAARQSDAARADVDALMRQALGLTPERTLARGYALVRDENGQPVTRAATVTAGQRLTLEWQDGRVGAVAGDASPTSAP; translated from the coding sequence GTGACCCGCAAACGCAAGAAGGCCGAGCCGACGCGCCCGCCCGAGCAGTTTCTGGAACTCTCCGAGGTGCTGGCGTACATCGGGCAGGTGATCGCGCGGGGCATGCCGGGGGCGGTGTGGGTGCGCGCCGAACTGGCCTCGGTGACGGATCGCCGCCATCTGTACCTGGATCTGGTGCAACTGGGCGAGGGGGGCGAGATCGCCAAGTGCCGCGCCACCGTCTGGGCGCGCGAACGCTTCTCGCTGGAGGGCAAGTTCCGGCAGGCGACGGGCGGCACCCTGACGGCAGGATTAAAAGTGCTGCTCTTCTGCCAGCCGGAGTTTCACCCGCAGTACGGCTTCTCGTTGAACGTGCTGGACGTGTCGCCGGAATATACGCTGGGCGACGCGGCGCTGCGCCTGGACACGCTGCGGCAGACGCTGGTGGAAGAGGGTGTGTACGGCCTGAACCGTCTGCTGCCGCCCCCCAGCGACTTCGCGCGGGTGGCGGTGATCGCTCCCAGCGGGGCGGCAGGGCTGGGCGACTTCCGCCGCGAGACGGACGCGCTGGAGGCGGCCGGAGTGGTCGACTTCACGTATCTGGAGGCCACCTTTCAAGGCCGTGAGGCGTCCGCCAGCCTGCTGCGGGCAGCGGAGGCGGCGCGGGAACTGCATGAACAGACCCCGCTGGACGCGCTGGTGGTGATTCGCGGCGGCGGGGCCGTGACCGATCTGGCGTGGCTCAACGATCTGGCCTTCGCCCGCGCCCTGGCGACGTTTCCCGCCCCGGTGATTACAGGTCTGGGCCACGCCCGCGACGACACCCTGCCCGACGAGGTGGCCCAGACCCGCACCGACACGCCCAGCAAGGCCGCCGCGCTGATCGTCCGCACGGTGGCCGGGGCCGCCGCCCAGGCCCAGGAGGACGCCCGCACGGTGCGCGCCGCCGCCGCGTCGGTGCTGGTGGAGGCCCAGGCGGGAGCGCTGTGGGCGCGTGACCGCGTGCTGAACGCCGCCGCCCGCCAGAGCGACGCGGCCCGCGCCGACGTGGACGCCCTGATGCGCCAGGCGCTGGGCCTGACCCCCGAACGCACCCTGGCCCGTGGCTACGCGCTGGTGCGGGATGAAAACGGCCAGCCGGTGACCCGCGCCGCAACGGTAACGGCGGGGCAGCGGCTGACGCTGGAATGGCAGGACGGACGGGTGGGGGCGGTGGCCGGGGACGCCTCCCCTACCTCAGCACCCTGA
- the crcB gene encoding fluoride efflux transporter CrcB: MTPALWFSLMLGGALGAACRQGAVLALAPLVARTGFPYSVFMINVLGSFLLGLTLALAGRGAVSEGVRVAFGTGVLGAFTTFSTFSTELDALLLRGQAVSALLYALGSVGLGLTAAIFGRLLGARL, translated from the coding sequence ATGACGCCGGCACTGTGGTTCTCGTTGATGCTGGGCGGCGCGCTGGGCGCGGCCTGCCGCCAGGGAGCGGTGCTGGCCCTGGCCCCGCTGGTGGCGCGCACGGGCTTTCCATACAGCGTCTTCATGATCAACGTGCTGGGCTCGTTCCTGCTGGGGCTGACGCTGGCCCTAGCCGGGCGCGGCGCGGTCTCGGAAGGGGTGCGGGTGGCCTTCGGCACCGGCGTGCTGGGCGCGTTCACCACCTTTTCCACCTTCAGCACCGAGCTGGACGCGCTGCTGCTGCGCGGGCAGGCCGTATCGGCGCTGCTGTACGCGCTGGGCAGCGTGGGGCTGGGCCTGACGGCGGCCATATTCGGACGGCTGCTGGGGGCGCGGCTGTGA
- a CDS encoding magnesium transporter CorA family protein, protein MIRAKYLATGESFDWAGQTTGVWVDAQDISPDELRRLQAAFPLNDFALEDALEHGHWSRAEQYPEHTFITVRSFAHPAQEDEFTERVSIFGFPDAALTLSTNGTLALREVWALVGRENVNLPAEVTYELLDHTADTFFTLADALETRTDALEERVFRNLRDNPVPDIFEVKHLLSQGRRLAGDAREAAATLGRHAGDTPADLVRYRDAQDSFGRAGSRLDGLRDFLTSLLDLHLNLQNQRMNEVMRTLTAVSVIFLPLTFLAGVWGMNFRAMPELEWPLGYVMAWGSFLVIGGLLAYYFKRRGWW, encoded by the coding sequence ATGATCCGCGCCAAGTATCTCGCCACCGGGGAGTCCTTCGACTGGGCCGGGCAAACCACGGGCGTCTGGGTGGATGCCCAGGACATTTCCCCGGACGAGTTGCGGCGCCTCCAGGCCGCCTTTCCCCTCAACGACTTCGCGCTGGAGGACGCGCTGGAACACGGCCACTGGAGCCGCGCCGAGCAGTACCCCGAACACACCTTCATCACCGTGCGCTCCTTCGCGCACCCGGCCCAGGAGGACGAGTTCACCGAGCGGGTCAGCATCTTCGGCTTCCCGGACGCGGCGCTGACCCTGAGCACGAACGGCACGCTGGCGCTGCGGGAGGTCTGGGCACTGGTGGGGCGCGAGAATGTCAACCTTCCGGCGGAGGTCACCTACGAGCTGCTGGATCATACTGCCGACACCTTCTTCACGCTGGCCGACGCCCTGGAAACGCGCACCGACGCGCTGGAGGAACGGGTGTTCCGGAACCTGCGCGACAACCCGGTGCCCGACATCTTCGAGGTCAAGCACCTGCTGTCGCAGGGCCGCCGCCTGGCCGGGGACGCCCGCGAGGCCGCCGCGACGCTGGGCCGCCACGCGGGCGACACACCCGCCGATCTGGTGCGCTACCGCGACGCCCAGGACAGCTTTGGCCGCGCGGGCAGTCGCCTGGACGGCCTGCGCGATTTCCTGACCAGCCTGCTGGACCTGCACCTGAACCTGCAAAACCAGCGCATGAACGAGGTGATGCGTACCCTGACCGCCGTCAGCGTGATCTTCCTGCCGCTGACCTTCCTGGCCGGGGTCTGGGGCATGAACTTCCGGGCCATGCCGGAGCTGGAGTGGCCGCTGGGTTACGTCATGGCCTGGGGCAGCTTCCTCGTGATCGGCGGCCTGCTGGCGTACTACTTCAAGCGGCGCGGCTGGTGGTGA
- a CDS encoding cyclic nucleotide-binding domain-containing protein: MTYAAPSATSPSAHADLSARQVRRGQTLYYAGDSSPSLYRLESGLMRAVRLTPQGRNLTVRHIHPGDIFGEETLHGQSRAHQVVALTDAALTPIHPEHLSAAELWDLTRSLSAQLQRMMTDGVHIQDGDLRERIARYLLNLADSTLGGQHADGARYVRATHELIAEGTGATRESVSKLIGEMRDDGLLLPAYRCLTLIDEARLRDLSGYHG, from the coding sequence ATGACCTACGCAGCCCCGTCCGCCACCAGCCCCAGCGCCCACGCCGATCTCTCCGCCCGCCAGGTCCGGCGTGGCCAGACGCTGTACTACGCTGGCGACTCCTCGCCCAGCCTGTACCGCCTGGAAAGCGGCCTGATGCGAGCCGTGCGCCTGACCCCACAGGGCCGCAACCTGACGGTGCGCCACATCCATCCCGGCGACATCTTCGGCGAGGAAACGCTGCACGGGCAGTCCCGTGCCCATCAGGTGGTGGCGCTGACCGACGCCGCGCTGACCCCGATCCACCCCGAGCACCTGTCCGCCGCCGAGCTGTGGGACCTGACCCGCAGCCTCAGCGCCCAGCTGCAGCGCATGATGACCGATGGCGTGCATATTCAGGACGGCGACCTGCGCGAGCGCATCGCCCGCTACCTGCTGAACCTCGCCGACAGCACCCTGGGCGGCCAGCACGCCGACGGAGCGCGCTACGTCCGCGCCACACACGAGCTGATCGCCGAGGGCACCGGGGCCACCCGCGAGAGCGTGAGCAAGCTGATCGGCGAGATGCGTGACGACGGTCTGCTGCTGCCCGCCTACCGCTGCCTGACCCTGATCGACGAGGCCCGGTTGCGCGATCTGAGCGGCTACCACGGCTAA
- a CDS encoding histone deacetylase — protein MSVPAPFPHAFRAYSPADFHFPLPEGHRFPYYKYAGVRDVLRPHLPVLDPPALSWTDAARVHDPQWLRRWRRGEVDRAEERALGLPWSPDMVERSRRAAGGSLAALRDAVQTGWGANLAGGTHHSFADRAEGFCLLNDAALLTRVALDEGLASRVAVIDLDVHQGNGTAAMLGPEARAFTLSVHGERNYPFRKERSSLDLGLGDGVTDREYLDVLRRQALPAVEAFRPDLLLFLAGADVLAGDRFGRFALSLDGLRERNRAVLGWAKSAAIPVVTMLAGGYNRDHALTIQAHASVVLDGLDVLR, from the coding sequence GTGTCGGTGCCCGCTCCCTTCCCCCATGCCTTCCGGGCATATTCGCCCGCCGATTTTCACTTTCCGCTGCCGGAGGGCCACCGTTTCCCGTACTACAAGTACGCCGGGGTGCGCGACGTGCTGCGCCCACACCTGCCCGTGCTGGACCCGCCCGCGCTGAGCTGGACCGACGCGGCGCGGGTGCATGACCCGCAGTGGTTGCGGCGCTGGCGGCGCGGCGAGGTGGACCGCGCCGAGGAACGCGCGCTGGGCCTGCCGTGGTCCCCGGACATGGTGGAGCGCTCGCGCCGCGCGGCGGGCGGTTCGCTGGCAGCCCTGCGCGACGCCGTGCAGACCGGCTGGGGCGCGAATCTGGCGGGCGGCACGCACCACTCGTTTGCGGACCGCGCCGAGGGCTTCTGCCTGCTCAACGACGCGGCGCTGCTGACACGGGTGGCGCTGGACGAGGGGCTGGCCTCGCGGGTGGCGGTCATCGATCTGGACGTGCACCAGGGCAACGGCACGGCGGCCATGCTGGGACCAGAGGCGCGGGCCTTTACCCTGAGCGTCCACGGCGAGCGCAATTACCCGTTCCGCAAGGAGCGCAGTTCGCTGGACCTCGGGCTGGGCGACGGCGTGACTGACCGCGAGTATCTGGACGTGCTGCGCCGACAGGCGCTGCCCGCGGTAGAAGCGTTCCGGCCTGATCTGCTGCTGTTTCTGGCGGGAGCCGACGTGCTGGCCGGGGACCGCTTCGGCCGCTTCGCCCTGAGTCTGGACGGCCTGCGCGAACGCAACCGCGCGGTGCTGGGCTGGGCGAAATCGGCGGCCATTCCCGTCGTCACCATGCTGGCCGGCGGCTACAACCGGGACCACGCTTTAACCATTCAGGCGCATGCCAGCGTGGTGCTGGACGGCCTGGACGTCTTGCGCTGA
- a CDS encoding CBS domain-containing protein → MSDQNAAQTAATPSPSPAPLRVADAMHPRAVSIDAHETLAGAVVALQELKVKRLPVLQGGKVIGILTDGEVRRNLPPLKEGLTPWAFAARVGRVRVREIMRQPAHTVTPETPLATAIHTMLERHIGGLPVVDEGGALQGMLTLTDVLRAEAKTPRLRWGAVEQHMTAGVVTTPAGAPAHEAAAKLKISRLRVLPVLEGDVLVGLLHESDLAEALDRASADHGDTVMGGQFFLQGQVARDLMRPPTGHLRGGAPMRDALSQMLTLDVHGLPVVDDDGQLLGVVTISDVLKTVLGQQPG, encoded by the coding sequence ATGTCTGATCAGAACGCGGCCCAGACCGCAGCCACCCCGTCCCCGTCCCCCGCGCCGCTGCGGGTGGCCGACGCCATGCACCCCCGCGCCGTGAGCATCGACGCCCACGAAACGCTGGCGGGGGCCGTGGTCGCCCTGCAGGAACTGAAGGTCAAGCGGCTGCCGGTGCTGCAAGGCGGCAAGGTCATCGGCATCCTGACCGACGGCGAGGTGCGGCGAAACCTGCCGCCTCTCAAGGAAGGCCTGACCCCCTGGGCGTTCGCGGCCCGCGTCGGACGGGTGCGGGTGCGCGAGATCATGCGCCAGCCCGCGCACACGGTCACGCCCGAAACCCCGCTGGCGACGGCCATCCACACCATGCTGGAGCGGCACATCGGCGGGTTGCCGGTGGTGGACGAGGGCGGCGCGCTGCAGGGCATGCTGACCCTGACCGACGTGCTGCGCGCCGAGGCGAAAACCCCGCGGCTGCGCTGGGGCGCGGTGGAGCAGCACATGACGGCGGGCGTGGTGACCACCCCTGCGGGCGCCCCGGCCCACGAGGCGGCGGCCAAACTGAAGATCTCGCGCCTGCGGGTGCTGCCGGTGCTGGAAGGCGACGTGCTGGTGGGCCTGCTGCACGAATCGGATCTGGCAGAGGCCCTGGACCGCGCCAGCGCCGACCACGGCGACACGGTGATGGGCGGCCAGTTCTTCTTGCAGGGCCAGGTGGCCCGTGACCTGATGCGCCCGCCCACCGGACACCTGCGCGGCGGCGCTCCCATGCGCGACGCCCTGAGCCAGATGCTGACGCTGGACGTCCACGGCCTGCCGGTGGTGGACGACGACGGCCAGCTGCTGGGCGTGGTGACCATCAGCGACGTGTTGAAGACCGTGCTAGGCCAGCAGCCGGGCTGA
- a CDS encoding chloramphenicol phosphotransferase CPT family protein: MPPPPGQIILINGASSAGKTTLCRALRDALPDTLAGPFLHFSLDFFMFDADVLPRTPQGRIREWSRIRPQVFGGFYRCLPALLGAGNNLVVDLILENSAQWDQLRELLAPYDVTLVGLHCPVEELERREAARGDRRPGDARRDAQTVHTFVPYDLELDCRDPVLHNVERVVSGWTARAVSGGRGKETE, translated from the coding sequence ATGCCCCCGCCACCCGGCCAGATCATCCTGATCAACGGTGCGTCCAGCGCCGGCAAGACCACGCTGTGCCGCGCGCTGCGCGACGCGTTGCCGGACACCCTGGCGGGGCCGTTCCTGCATTTCTCGCTGGACTTCTTCATGTTCGATGCCGACGTGCTGCCGCGCACGCCCCAGGGCCGGATCCGCGAGTGGAGCCGCATCCGCCCGCAGGTCTTTGGCGGCTTTTACCGCTGCCTGCCCGCGTTGCTGGGCGCAGGCAACAACCTGGTGGTGGACCTGATTCTTGAGAACTCGGCGCAATGGGATCAGCTGCGGGAGCTGCTTGCTCCGTACGACGTGACTCTGGTGGGCCTGCACTGCCCAGTCGAGGAACTGGAGCGGCGGGAGGCCGCGCGCGGGGATCGCCGGCCTGGCGACGCCCGCCGGGACGCGCAGACGGTGCATACTTTTGTCCCTTACGATCTGGAGCTCGACTGCCGTGATCCTGTGCTACACAACGTGGAACGGGTGGTCAGCGGCTGGACGGCGCGGGCGGTGTCCGGGGGGCGGGGCAAGGAAACGGAATGA